CAAGGGCATTGATAAAAAGGATGCCGGTGAGCGGCCGGATTTTAATGCCGAGCTTACCGCCTGGCTGCATGCCTTTACACCACCGGTCAATATGTACCTGCGGAATGAACTGGATTATAAAACGGATTATCCATACAATGTTTTCGGACCGGTATATCCCTGGGATGACAACAACGACCGTACCGGCGAGAACCTGCGCAGCGCGATGTCCAGCAACCCTTATCTGCACCTGCTGGTACAATCCGGGTACTATGACGGCGCCTGTGATTATTTTAATGCTAAATACAACCTGTGGCAGATGGACCCCTCCGGCCGGTTAAAAGACCGGATTCAATGGGCCGGGTTCCGCAGCGGGCATATGATGTACCTGCGCAAGGAAGATCTGAAAACGAGCACGGAACAGATCCGGCAGTTTATCAAAGCATCCATCCCCAGCAAGGCCGCAAAGTATTAAGCAGGTTTTCGCTACCAAGACTCCAAGGCACTGAGACACGCTAAGGTATTGGGTCCGCATACTCCCTTCGTGACATTTTCCTACTAAAGCTTCAAGGTACTGAGAATACACAAAATACACAGGGCTATACCTCGTATAGCGTTGCTGCAGCCTCCCATGTTGCGTCACCTGTAAGATAGCCGGCGCCGTCCGTCCCGTACTGTGCCCTCACTGCACGGGCAGGAACTGTTTTATGATCTATCGACCCGATAAAAAATCACTCACAAAGGCATCATCATTCAATTCCGGGTAATCCCGGTATATCCGGTCAATTTCTTCTTTTTGGCCCGGTGAAAGCACTTCATTCGGGTTGAGGCACCAGATCCCTTTTAGCAATCCCTGCCGCCGGAGTACTTCATGAATGCCGGGAATGCAGCCATGGAACTGATGTGCGGGGTCAAAGAAAGCTGCATTGCTGTCGGTAACTTTTATCGCCTTTGATAATAATGCATCCGCCTGATCAGGATTAGGATTTTGTTTGTATTGTTTGATTTCTTCCAGCAGCTGTACAGCCTTTTGCGTCCATACCGCCCAGTGGCCCAGCAGGCCGCCTTTAAAGTCCACCTCAACCGTTTCTCCGTTTACCGGAAACCGGTAAGTGGTCATCAGGTCATTTACGATATTGTCGTCATTACCGGTATACATGGCTACCTCGTTACTCCGCCCGGAATTAGCCAGGGCACGCATTACATCCAATGTCTGGTAGCGGTTGAAGGAGGCGCATTTGATCGCCATTACGTTTTCGATTTCCACAAACTGCCGCCAGAAATCATAAGAAAAGACCCGGCCGCCCACAGAGGGTTGCAGGTAAAACCCGAACACGGGTAGGATGCGGGCGACAATTCTGGTGCGTTCCAGGATCTGTTCCTCCGTCCAGTTTTGCAAACCGCCCATGCTCAGCAATCCCATATCATACCCGTATTGAACCGCCAGCCGGGCTTCTTTTTCTGCCTGGGCGGTGAAACCACAGATCCCGGCGATCTTTATAAAGGGCCTGGTCAGTTTTGCCCGGGCCACTTCTTCGGAAGCCCATTGCAATACGGTTTCAAACAGGTTGATTGCCGGATCCCGGATTTCGAATTGCGTGGAATGAACGGCAACGGCAATACCGCCGGCGCCGCTGGCCAGGTAATATTTGGTGAGCAGGCGCTGACGTTCCTCGTCAATAGTGCGGTTTTCAAACAATGCCAGGGGATGAGCGGGAATCACCACGCCGGTATGGAGATGGGCCTTCAGTTCGGCTGTTAATGTATTCATTTTAAAAATTTCCTTTTCGTTCCTGAAAATGAGTGTCTTTATTCCATAATTCGCCGCCTTCGAGCAACCATCTGGCCGTGATGTCTATGGCCTCCCGGATCGAAGTGCGGGGGTATCCAAACAGTTTGTGACAGGCAGAAGCATTGTTCAGCAGGGCCGTTGGGGCGGGCTGGTTGATGAATTGCGGCACTTTGTTGAACCGTTCACCAAAACGCTGCGCGATCCATCGAACGGATAAGATCTCCGGACCGGTAACGTTTAACACGGTAGCCGGTGATGTACAGTGCCGTAATGATCTTAACGCAATTTCATTGGCATCGCCCTGCCAGATCACATTGACGTTCTCCGTGGTGAGGTCGATTGCTTTTTCCGCCAGTACGGATTTTGCGATCTCCACCAGCACCCCGTACCGGAAATCAACGGCATAATTCAACCGGTAGATCAGCACCGGTGTGCCGTTCTTCTTTGAAAAATACTGGAAAATGCGTTCCCGGCCCAGGCAGGACTGCGCATATTCCCCAATGGGTGCCGGTGCCGTTTCCTCCGAAACGCCCCCATCTGTTACCGGAACGAACGGGAGCACATTACCGGAGGAAAAGGCCACGATCCGCGCATCTTTAAAATGCATAGCCACTCGTCCGGGAAGGAACGTATTCATCGCCCAGGTAAAATCTTCATTACCGCTGGTGCCAAATTTATATCCCGCCAGGTAAATGATATTGGGCACCCGGGGCAGTTGCTGCAGGGCCGCATCATCCAGCAGGTCGCAGGCGATGGTTTCCACGCCGATGGCCTCAAGCTCCTGCTGCAAGGTTCCGGATGAAAAGCGCGAAACGCCGATCACTTTTTTTGTGAGCCCGGCTTCGCGGATGGCCCTTAACGCCAGGCGGGCCATGCTGGGCCCCATTTTGCCGCCCACACCCAGCAGCATCAGGTCGCCCTCTATGTGCTTCAGATCTTCAATCAATGCGGCGGAAGGAGCCAAAAGGGCCTCTTCCAGTTGTTGTAAATTCGATTGCATAAACGGATTACTTTACGAGTTTAATAAAATTGCTAACGGCCAGGATTAGCAGTATGGCCAGGCCTATAATCGCCCAAACCTTTGTTAAGGGTTTGTTTTTTTGCTCCTTCATGATTACCGGATCGTTGGCCACCAGGAAAAGGATAATGCCGATAAACGGTACCAGGAAGATGGTGATGCTTTGGGCAAATACGATCAGCTCCAGCGGAAGACTGCCGAATACATAAGCGATGACCGAGCCGAAGATCATTACCAGCGAAATAAATAGTTTTACTGTTGTATTGTTCAGGTTGTTGCCAAAGCCAAATGTGTCACCCAACAGGGAACCACCCAGTACGGCATTGCCAATCAGCGAAGAAAAAGAAGCACCGAACAAACCGGCAAAAAAGAGATGGGAAGCATAACTACCCAGCAGAGGTTCCAGGGCTTTTCCCATTTCTGCAGCGGAGTTGATCTTGATGCCTTGGGGGTGCAGGATATTACCGGCACAGATCAATACGGCGGTACTCATTAACCCCAGGATGATGATGCCCACGCGGCTGCCCAGGATCTCATTGCCGGAAAGTTGCCCGCCGGGCGACAGCTTGCGGCGTGCTTGTACCAGGTAACTTTGATATAAAGCGCCCACGATGGAAAAGCAGGAAGCGGTAAATGCGATTACCAGTCCCAGTGCTCCATCCGGAATGCGGGGCACCAGGCCTGCGGCAATCTCAGCAAGAGATGGACGCAACATGACGGCGGTAGATAAAAATGCAAACAGCATGATAATGATCAGCGCCAGCATCAGCTTTTCCAGTACCAGGAAAAAAGAGCGGAAAAACAGAAGTAGAATGCCGATCAGGGTAAAAATAAGGATGCTTATTTTGGGAGGAATACCCATCGATTCGGAAAGCGACAGCGCTACGCCGGTAGCGTTACCAGATTGAAAACAGACGGCTACGAGGAAAATGCCGATACCGATGATGGCAGCCGTGGCTTTACCGAATTTATTGCGGATCAGTGTTAACAGCGAAACATCGCTTTGCGCTCCGATACGGGCGGCCATATTGGTAAAAACCATCATAAAAAAAATGGCGGCTACAATCACCCAGATAAGGCTGAAGCCATAATCGGCGCCCATTTTAGAAGTAATGGTCATTTTGCTGGGACCAAATACCAGCGCGGCCGTGATGATCCCCGGCCCCAGGATGGAGATCCATTTTTTAAAAAAGGAGGGTTTGTTGGAAGGAGCGGTCTGCATATAGATTTACCGGTTGTTTTTTACTGTTTCCAATGAGATGTGGCTGGCTGCGTTACCAAAGCTGCTTCGGATATAGTTGGTAAGCACCCGGATCTCTTCGTCTTTCAGAAATGCAAAAGCGGGCATCGAAGCTTCGTAGGAAATGCCGTCGGATGCTTTTCCGCCTGCTCCGTGCAGCAGCACCTGCAGTAATTTATTTGCATCGCCGTTTACCAGCCGGGAACCGGCAAGGGATGGAAACGTATTCAACAGCCCCTTGCCATCTGTTTTATGGCAGGAGGCACAGTAGGATTCGTATAAGGCTTTGCCAGACTGTTCCTGCAGGACCGGGGACTTTTGGGGCCGTAATACGGGGGCCGTAGTATCGGTTGTTTTTTGCAAACGATAAATGCCATCATCAGTGGGTTTGGGAAATCCTTTTTGCGGATTCCAGTCCCGGTTGCTCGAACAAAAATAGATGGTACCATCCGGTAATACCAATACGGAACGCAAGCGTCCCAGGTAATTGGCAAAAAGAATGGCTTCATCCGTGATCTGCAGTCCGTTGGCAGAAAGATGAAGGATCCGCAGCGACTGGCTTTTCAAGGTGGTCAATAGTAAACTATTCTTCCATTCGGGAATGGCATCTGAACCATACCAGGCCAGGCCCGCGGGTGCAATAACCGGTGTCCAGGACCGCACCGGTTCTGTGCGGGGCGATCTTTTTGCAATCGCGATCTCTTTTTCGGTGTCGTGTTTCCCTTCGATCTGCGGCCAACCGTAGTTTTGCAGCGGGCGGATCAGGTTGATCTCGTCTTCAATGGCATCTCCATGTTCAGAAGTATAAATGGCGCCGCTTTCCGATTGGGTGAGTCCCTGCATATTGCGGAACCCCCAGGCGTATACATAACTGCTGGGAATGGGGTTATCTTTTGGAATACTGCCATCCAGGTTTAAACGCAGGATCTTTCCATTCAACGCAGTACTGTCCTGCGCAAAGCTATCGCTGGCAGCATCGCCGGTGGCCCAGTATACTTTTTGATCCTTAGCTACCAGCACGCGGGAGCCGTTGTGCCCGGTGTTACCCGGGATGCGCAGTAAGCGCAGCGGCGCCTCTAGTTTTCCATTATTATATGTATAACGTAATAGGTTTGAATAAATGCGGTCACCCGTTTTGCTGGTGTAGGACAAAAACAGGTAATCCGGCCCTTGTTCTGGCTGATACAGGGCCATACCCAGCAGACCTGTCGTGCGCTGATGGTATACATCAGTTATACGTGCAACAGGAGACACTTTATAAGTGTTGAGGTCCAGCCGCTTGATCACACCGGCGATCTCGGAAAACAGGATGGCATGCGCTTTCCGGTCGTATTGCAGATCCCAGGGAACATTCAGATGGTTTGCTACCCGGGTAAGAGACAAGGTTGTTTGCCCCAACTGGATTGTATTCAGTACCGGCGGTTCTTTTTTCTTTTCGTTGTGGCAGGATACAAAAAGAGCTGCCATTGATAATAAAACAGGTAGTGCTGCAAGCCGCATAAAGTCGAATTTTAAGCGTTGTTTTATGATTCTAAACCAAATCTAATTATTTAATTTTATATACAAAAATCTAATTATTTTGTATACATTTTACTGATTGCTTTATGACTTTTAAAAGAGTGTATTCTTAATATGTTGATAATAAATATATTATATTGTTTTTATTACATAGCTTAGCCGATAAAAAAAGTAACAAAAAAATAAAATAAATTTTGTTTGTTTACAAAAAATGATTAATATTGTATACAGTATTATTGACTACTTGATTGCGATTTTCTTGTTTATTGTTTTTCTGAAACCTGTATTTTGAACAGCCGGATGATGGCTGATGCTAAGGAATGAAAACCTAAAATTAATTTGTTTGGAAAATTATTTTTAACACGATTATTCATGAACCCAAACTCACGCAGCATCAGGAACATGCTTTTAGGAACGTACGTTTTATTGGCCTTGCCCCTTGTTCCTTTAGCGGGCAACGCTTCTTCCGGTTTACCGTTGTTTTCAAAAGCCACACGAAGCAAAGCAGCAGGCACACACGCAGTTTTCCTCAGGCCGGCCGCTGAACTGGTGACAGGCCGGATAACCGATGGTAATAAAGAACCGCTGGCGGGTGTGGAAGTAACCAACCTTTCGAGCAGGGAAACGGTCGTTTCCGGTAAGAACGGGGAATACCGTATTAACGCAGCTCCGGAAGATCAGCTACAATTCCGTCTGGTAGGATTTAAAACGGTAACCATGCAGGCAAGCGCCGCCCGCGAAGTATCGCTGGAGCCACAAACCAATGAAATGAATGAAGTGGTGGTAGTGGGTTACGGTACACAAAAAAAGGTAAACCTTACCGGAGCAGTGTCGGTGGTTAAGTTTGATGAATCCCTGGCCAGCCGGCCTAATCTGAACCTGGCATCCGCATTGGTAGGCGCTGCTTCAGGACTTAATATTGCACAAACCTCTGCCGCTCCCGGAGCCGAAGGATTTAATCTGCTGGTACGCGGCAAAGGAACGATGAATGATGCTTCACCATTGGTGGTCATTGATGGGGTGCCCGGAGCTTTAAATGATGTGAATCCAAACGATGTGGAAAGCGTGTCGATACTTAAAGACGCTGCATCTTCAGCCATCTATGGTTCGCGGGCGGCCAACGGCGTACTGCTCGTTACAACGAAGCGGGGCAAGGGCGATAAGTTCACCTTTAATTATAACGGGTATACGGGCATGCAGGATGTGGCGAAACACATTGATTTTATAACGGATATGGCTACGCATATGGAGCTGGTGAATGAATCGGAAGGGCGTGAGAAATATGCGAAAACGCTGATTGATACCTGGAGAACAGAATCTGCCGCCGGAAACCCGCTGTACCCCAATACCGATTGGTATAACGAGATGCTGAAAAAAGGCTTACTTACCGAGCATAACCTGTCTGTGCGGGGAGGCGGAGAAAAAGGAAACATCGCCCTGTCATTAGGCTATTTAAAGAACCAGGGTATTATCGACCATTCCGACTATACCAAATACAGTTTCCGGATCAATGCAGACATGAAAATAAAGAAGATACTGACCATTGGAGGCAATGTGTTTGGGTACTGGGCAAACAGGGACCCCCTGGATGTAGCCAGCTTTTTTTCAACGATACGGAACACCACACCGGGCGTCATACCAAAGTATGAAGACGGGCGCTATGGCGGTGAAATGTTCAATGGCTTGCCGGCGGGCGCCAATCCAAGGGCTTATGTGGATAACATCCGGGGACAATATGAACGGCAACGGCTGGGTCTGAAATTTTATGGTATCGTGAACCTGCTGAAGAACCTGGAATGGGAAAGCAGCTTTGGCTTCAATTATAATAACGACCGGAATTGGGAATATGCGCGGCCCTATTCGCTCTGGAACCTACAGACAAATTTTGAGTATCCCAAAAAACCAAGCATCAACAGCTTGTTTAACGGCAGCAGAAGGGATTATACCACCGTGCTCAATACACAGCTGCGGTTCAGGGAATCTATCAAAGAAATGCATCACTTCACAGCATTGCTGGGTTTCGATCAGCAGTACAACCGCATGGATAAATTCGATGCAAAGAAGAACGATATCCTCGGGGACGATGCCATTTACATTCTGGATGCCGGAACCAACATGGAAGCTATAAACGGATCCGGAACCGATGATGCGCTTCAGTCTTACTTCGGACGGCTGAATTACGACTATAAAAGCAAATACCTGTTTGAAGCCAATGCACGGTATGACGGATCATCGCGGTTTGCCCGGGAGAACCGGTGGGGCTTCTTCCCTTCGTTTTCGGCAGGATGGAGAGTGTTAGAGGAACCTTTTGCACAGCCGTTAAAAGCAGTATTTGATGATATAAAAATCAGGGGCTCCTGGGGACGGCTGGGTAACAACCGGATCGGAGATTATACCTACCAGGTAGTATACGGTTCTTACCTGTACCCGTTTGGCGGACAGATGCAGCAAGGGGTAGCGCCAAAAGAGATCGCTAACAGCCGCATCAAATGGGAAACCACAACGGCTACAAACATCGGACTGGATATCACCATGCTGAAAAACCGGTTGTTGCTGAGTGCCGAATACTTCGACAAAATCACAACAGACATCCTGACCAAGATCCCCATTCCATTGGTGATGGGAAACTTCCTTCCGCCCTGGCAGAATATTGCAGCCATGAAGAACCGGGGAATGGAGTTCCAGTTAACCTACCGGAATGCCCCGGGAAAAGACTGGTCCTACCAGGTAAATGCAAATCTGTCTACCGTCACCAACAGCGTGAGCCGGTTTAACGGAGATACTTCGATTGATGGTACAACGATCACCCTCGAAGGCAAACCCTTTACCAGTTTTTATGTGCTGGAGTTCGACCGGATTATCCAGGATCAGTCCGAAATTGACCGCCTGGTTGCCGATGGCTATACCTTTGGTACCTATGTAGGGGGTACTCCAAAGCCGGGCGATATGCTTTATAAAGATGCCAATGGCGATAAAGTATTTAATGAAAAGGACCGGGTGGTTAAAAATTACTCATCGCTGCCCAAGTATACGTATGGACTGAATGTTAGCATTGCTTATAAAGGCATCGACCTGAATATAGTGGGGCAGGGTGTTGGCGGTGTAAAGCAATACTGGGGTAATGACGGGTTTAATACCTTTAACCTGAACGAAGGCTATCTGCAACGAACGGAGATACTGAATCGCTGGACCCCGGAAAACAAATCGACGGTTTATCCGCGGCTGCTTACTTCGGGCTCGGCGCTGAACACGGCTTACAGTGATTACTGGCTCTACAATACTTCCTACTTCCGGGTAAAGTCACTGCAATTGGGATATGCGTTTGCTAGACAGATGACCAACAGGCTTAAAATAGACCGGCTAAGGGTATATGCCGACCTGGAAAACTATTTTACATTCACCGATTTTAAAGGATACAATCCGGAAAACTCCGGGATCTCCTATCCGTTGATGAAACAATGGATCATTGGTTTAAACATTGCATTTTAAAGAAGAAGCCATGATAAAGAAAATAATGATCGCAACACTCTCCGTACTTGTACTGGGGTCTTGCAATAAATTCCTTGATAGAAATTCGTTGGTTGGATTATCGGAAGGCGATTTTTGGAAATCCGAGCAGGATGCGGTAACGGGCATCAATGCGATTTATAACGCCAACCGCGAATTTACCAACAGCATCGTCATCTATGGTATGATGGACGACTTTACCGATATTTCTTACCAGTCGTTCGCAACCGGGCTCACAACAGGGGTATTCCCTGCCAATGCCTCGTTTTACTCAACCTCCTGGGGGATTTTCTATAAAGGTATCTACAGGGCGAATACCGCGCTGAAGAAAGTGCCGGAGATACAAATGAGCGAAACTGTCAAGAACCGTACCCTGGGGGAAGCCAAGTTTTTCAGAGGGTATTTCTATTTTAAACTCTGGGATTATTTTGGCGGGGTACCACTTTATGATTACCCCATGAATGTGGATGAATCGTTTAAGCCGCGGAATACGGAAAAAGAGGTGTATGATTTTATTGTGAAGGATATGACGGAGGCCTATGCATTGTTGCCGGGTAGTTATGATGCAGCGAATAAAGGCCGTGTTACCAAATGGGCGGCGCTGGCCATGCGGGGGAAAGCACATCTCTGGGCAAAGGAATATGAAAAGGCGGCTGCAGATTTTAAAGAACTGATGGAGAAAAGCGACCGGACCTTAGTGGCCGATTATCATACTTTGTTCCGTGTGGCCGGGAATAACAACAGTGAGGTTATTTTTGATGTGCAGTATGTGGCACAGCAGGGAAATGGGCTGGCCACTGACCGTAATTATGGCAATGCCAGGGGTGCCACAACCGGCTCCCAGCGTACACGCCCCACACCGAAGCTGGTAAATGAATATGAAATGAAGGACGGCACCCCGTTCGATTTTGCGAACTTCAAAAATGCACAGGGCGGAGTATTTAACCCCGATAATGTGAATGACTGGAAGGATGAAACTTCCGTGCGGAAGCTGTTTGAGAACCGCGATCCCCGTTTGCAAAAGGGCATTGTCGTACCCTGGTCTACCTTTAACGGAAAGGGCGGTATTGATTATTTGTACCGGTTTCCGGTAGTGACTTCCGATCCGGCAGCCTATGTA
The sequence above is a segment of the Niabella agricola genome. Coding sequences within it:
- a CDS encoding RagB/SusD family nutrient uptake outer membrane protein; protein product: MIKKIMIATLSVLVLGSCNKFLDRNSLVGLSEGDFWKSEQDAVTGINAIYNANREFTNSIVIYGMMDDFTDISYQSFATGLTTGVFPANASFYSTSWGIFYKGIYRANTALKKVPEIQMSETVKNRTLGEAKFFRGYFYFKLWDYFGGVPLYDYPMNVDESFKPRNTEKEVYDFIVKDMTEAYALLPGSYDAANKGRVTKWAALAMRGKAHLWAKEYEKAAADFKELMEKSDRTLVADYHTLFRVAGNNNSEVIFDVQYVAQQGNGLATDRNYGNARGATTGSQRTRPTPKLVNEYEMKDGTPFDFANFKNAQGGVFNPDNVNDWKDETSVRKLFENRDPRLQKGIVVPWSTFNGKGGIDYLYRFPVVTSDPAAYVPVWTNGSYAWRKFVETGSVYTLQDNMPQNFPLIRLADVLLMYAEAKNESAGVPDQSVYDAVNAVRTRAGMPGLTGGLNKEQMRERIRHERMVELCGEGQRYSDIRRWRIARDVVDGVWMTEFTGVKIRQRGFPDNYYLWPIPQSERDVNPNLTQNPGW
- a CDS encoding SusC/RagA family TonB-linked outer membrane protein codes for the protein MNPNSRSIRNMLLGTYVLLALPLVPLAGNASSGLPLFSKATRSKAAGTHAVFLRPAAELVTGRITDGNKEPLAGVEVTNLSSRETVVSGKNGEYRINAAPEDQLQFRLVGFKTVTMQASAAREVSLEPQTNEMNEVVVVGYGTQKKVNLTGAVSVVKFDESLASRPNLNLASALVGAASGLNIAQTSAAPGAEGFNLLVRGKGTMNDASPLVVIDGVPGALNDVNPNDVESVSILKDAASSAIYGSRAANGVLLVTTKRGKGDKFTFNYNGYTGMQDVAKHIDFITDMATHMELVNESEGREKYAKTLIDTWRTESAAGNPLYPNTDWYNEMLKKGLLTEHNLSVRGGGEKGNIALSLGYLKNQGIIDHSDYTKYSFRINADMKIKKILTIGGNVFGYWANRDPLDVASFFSTIRNTTPGVIPKYEDGRYGGEMFNGLPAGANPRAYVDNIRGQYERQRLGLKFYGIVNLLKNLEWESSFGFNYNNDRNWEYARPYSLWNLQTNFEYPKKPSINSLFNGSRRDYTTVLNTQLRFRESIKEMHHFTALLGFDQQYNRMDKFDAKKNDILGDDAIYILDAGTNMEAINGSGTDDALQSYFGRLNYDYKSKYLFEANARYDGSSRFARENRWGFFPSFSAGWRVLEEPFAQPLKAVFDDIKIRGSWGRLGNNRIGDYTYQVVYGSYLYPFGGQMQQGVAPKEIANSRIKWETTTATNIGLDITMLKNRLLLSAEYFDKITTDILTKIPIPLVMGNFLPPWQNIAAMKNRGMEFQLTYRNAPGKDWSYQVNANLSTVTNSVSRFNGDTSIDGTTITLEGKPFTSFYVLEFDRIIQDQSEIDRLVADGYTFGTYVGGTPKPGDMLYKDANGDKVFNEKDRVVKNYSSLPKYTYGLNVSIAYKGIDLNIVGQGVGGVKQYWGNDGFNTFNLNEGYLQRTEILNRWTPENKSTVYPRLLTSGSALNTAYSDYWLYNTSYFRVKSLQLGYAFARQMTNRLKIDRLRVYADLENYFTFTDFKGYNPENSGISYPLMKQWIIGLNIAF
- a CDS encoding NAD-dependent epimerase/dehydratase family protein encodes the protein MQSNLQQLEEALLAPSAALIEDLKHIEGDLMLLGVGGKMGPSMARLALRAIREAGLTKKVIGVSRFSSGTLQQELEAIGVETIACDLLDDAALQQLPRVPNIIYLAGYKFGTSGNEDFTWAMNTFLPGRVAMHFKDARIVAFSSGNVLPFVPVTDGGVSEETAPAPIGEYAQSCLGRERIFQYFSKKNGTPVLIYRLNYAVDFRYGVLVEIAKSVLAEKAIDLTTENVNVIWQGDANEIALRSLRHCTSPATVLNVTGPEILSVRWIAQRFGERFNKVPQFINQPAPTALLNNASACHKLFGYPRTSIREAIDITARWLLEGGELWNKDTHFQERKGNF
- a CDS encoding dihydrodipicolinate synthase family protein, which encodes MNTLTAELKAHLHTGVVIPAHPLALFENRTIDEERQRLLTKYYLASGAGGIAVAVHSTQFEIRDPAINLFETVLQWASEEVARAKLTRPFIKIAGICGFTAQAEKEARLAVQYGYDMGLLSMGGLQNWTEEQILERTRIVARILPVFGFYLQPSVGGRVFSYDFWRQFVEIENVMAIKCASFNRYQTLDVMRALANSGRSNEVAMYTGNDDNIVNDLMTTYRFPVNGETVEVDFKGGLLGHWAVWTQKAVQLLEEIKQYKQNPNPDQADALLSKAIKVTDSNAAFFDPAHQFHGCIPGIHEVLRRQGLLKGIWCLNPNEVLSPGQKEEIDRIYRDYPELNDDAFVSDFLSGR
- a CDS encoding PQQ-dependent sugar dehydrogenase gives rise to the protein MRLAALPVLLSMAALFVSCHNEKKKEPPVLNTIQLGQTTLSLTRVANHLNVPWDLQYDRKAHAILFSEIAGVIKRLDLNTYKVSPVARITDVYHQRTTGLLGMALYQPEQGPDYLFLSYTSKTGDRIYSNLLRYTYNNGKLEAPLRLLRIPGNTGHNGSRVLVAKDQKVYWATGDAASDSFAQDSTALNGKILRLNLDGSIPKDNPIPSSYVYAWGFRNMQGLTQSESGAIYTSEHGDAIEDEINLIRPLQNYGWPQIEGKHDTEKEIAIAKRSPRTEPVRSWTPVIAPAGLAWYGSDAIPEWKNSLLLTTLKSQSLRILHLSANGLQITDEAILFANYLGRLRSVLVLPDGTIYFCSSNRDWNPQKGFPKPTDDGIYRLQKTTDTTAPVLRPQKSPVLQEQSGKALYESYCASCHKTDGKGLLNTFPSLAGSRLVNGDANKLLQVLLHGAGGKASDGISYEASMPAFAFLKDEEIRVLTNYIRSSFGNAASHISLETVKNNR
- a CDS encoding Nramp family divalent metal transporter → MQTAPSNKPSFFKKWISILGPGIITAALVFGPSKMTITSKMGADYGFSLIWVIVAAIFFMMVFTNMAARIGAQSDVSLLTLIRNKFGKATAAIIGIGIFLVAVCFQSGNATGVALSLSESMGIPPKISILIFTLIGILLLFFRSFFLVLEKLMLALIIIMLFAFLSTAVMLRPSLAEIAAGLVPRIPDGALGLVIAFTASCFSIVGALYQSYLVQARRKLSPGGQLSGNEILGSRVGIIILGLMSTAVLICAGNILHPQGIKINSAAEMGKALEPLLGSYASHLFFAGLFGASFSSLIGNAVLGGSLLGDTFGFGNNLNNTTVKLFISLVMIFGSVIAYVFGSLPLELIVFAQSITIFLVPFIGIILFLVANDPVIMKEQKNKPLTKVWAIIGLAILLILAVSNFIKLVK